A genome region from Brassica oleracea var. oleracea cultivar TO1000 chromosome C2, BOL, whole genome shotgun sequence includes the following:
- the LOC106322826 gene encoding probable receptor-like protein kinase At5g56460 → MGNCWCNFEPFNHKVSANAKSESPKDQSPTQEATYIKEVQKLPSNPKEVEDLRRDSATNPLTAFTYDELKNITGNFRLDKVIGGGGFGSVYKGFIKEELGNQKVPQPLPVAVKVHDGDNSYQGHREWLAEVIFLGQLSHPNLVKLVGYCCEDNHRVLIYEYMARGSVENNLFSRVLLPLSWAIRMKIAFGAAKGLAFLHEAKKPVIYRDFKTSNILLDMEYNAKLSDFGLAKDGPVGDKSHVSTRIMGTYGYAAPEYIMTGHLTPGSDVYSFGVVLLELLTGRKSLDKSRPTREQNLIDWALPLLKEKKKVLNIVDPRMNCEYPVKSVQKAAMLAYHCLNRNPKARPLMRDIVDSLEPLQATEEEALLVPTVQKAAITIIDELPKNGLKKVKELKKVEEFKEVDEVKKVTEDDDN, encoded by the exons ATGGGTAACTGTTGGTGTAATTTTGAGCCCTTTAATCACAAAGTTTCTGCAAACGCTAAATCAG AGTCACCTAAAGACCAGAGTCCAACACAAGAAGCGACGTATATTAAAGAAGTTCAAAAGCTGCCATCAAACCCAAAAGAAGTAGAAGATCTAAGACGTGACTCAGCTACGAATCCTCTGACAGCTTTCACATACGATGAGCTTAAGAACATTACAGGTAACTTCAGACTAGACAAAGTTATCGGCGGTGGTGGATTTGGAAGTGTCTACAAAGGTTTTATTAAAGAGGAATTAGGTAATCAAAAAGTTCCTCAACCACTCCCTGTAGCAGTTAAAGTTCACGACGGCGATAATAGCTATCAGGGCCACAGAGAATGGCTG GCAGAGGTGATATTCTTGGGACAGCTTTCACATCCGAACTTGGTGAAGTTGGTCGGCTATTGCTGTGAGGATAATCACAGGGTGCTAATCTACGAGTACATGGCTCGTGGTAGCGTGGAGAACAACCTTTTCTCAA GAGTGTTGCTTCCTCTTTCATGGGCCATTAGAATGAAGATTGCATTCGGTGCAGCCAAAGGACTAGCCTTTCTTCATGAAGCAAAGAAACCAGTCATATATCGCGATTTCAAAACCTCCAACATTCTTCTAGATATG GAATACAATGCGAAGTTATCTGACTTTGGACTCGCTAAAGACGGTCCTGTAGGAGACAAATCTCACGTTTCCACACGTATAATGGGAACTTACGGCTATGCAGCTCCTGAATACATCATGACTG GTCATTTGACACCAGGGAGTGATGTGTACAGTTTCGGTGTAGTTCTGCTAGAGCTTCTCACAGGGAGAAAATCATTAGACAAGTCACGGCCAACGCGTGAGCAAAACCTTATAGATTGGGCTCTTCCACTGCTGAAAGAGAAGAAGAAAGTGTTGAACATTGTAGACCCTAGAATGAACTGTGAATACCCTGTTAAGTCGGTTCAAAAGGCTGCAATGTTAGCTTACCATTGCCTTAACCGGAACCCTAAGGCTCGGCCTTTAATGAGGGACATAGTGGATTCTTTGGAGCCTCTTCAGGCCACAGAAGAGGAGGCCTTACTTGTCCCCACTGTTCAGAAAGCAGCTATCACCATTATAGACGAATTGCCTAAGAATGGGTTGAAGAAAGTTAAAGAACTGAAGAAGGTTGAAGAGTTTAAGGAGGTTGACGAGGTGAAGAAGGTCACTGAAGATGATGATAATTGA
- the LOC106323394 gene encoding glutathione S-transferase T3-like, with protein sequence MDPFSLHSPGFVNMLASQSSPPLDVDSAEAPVTSPGLVKPVERRKWSTKEDIVLISAWLNTSKDPIFSNEQKLGSFWKRIGEYFNSSHHLVGSLPRHWSQCKQRWGRVNAEVCRFVGCHESALKEQSSGQTENDVMKAAHDIFFNDYNVKFTLEHCWRELRFDQKWRSHSQPKEKSKEGDPQVVADEEEVRPPGVKASKAAKRKKPNEAAFDRIQTILAQKNTLSKQKILDRLLAKNIDTLSDHEVALKNKLISEML encoded by the coding sequence ATGGACCCTTTTTCCCTACACTCTCCCGGGTTTGTTAACATGTTAGCTTCACAGAGCAGTCCACCACTAGACGTAGACTCTGCTGAGGCACCTGTTACCTCTCCCGGGTTAGTTAAACCAGTGGAAAGGAGAAAGTGGTCAACCAAAGAAGACATTGTGTTGATCAGTGCTTGGTTGAACACCAGCAAGGATCCCATTTTCAGTAATGAACAAAAGTTAGGATCCTTTTGGAAGAGGATAGGGGAGTATTTCAATTCGAGTCATCACCTCGTTGGCTCCCTTCCAAGACACTGGAGTCAATGTAAGCAGAGGTGGGGAAGGGTGAATGCGGAGGTCTGCAGGTTTGTGGGATGCCATGAAAGTGCGTTGAAGGAGCAATCGAGTGGCCAAACAGAGAATGATGTCATGAAGGCTGCGCATGACATCTTCTTCAATGACTATAATGTCAAGTTCACTCTTGAACATTGCTGGAGGGAACTTCGGTTCGATCAGAAATGGAGATCACACTCTCAGCCGAAGGAGAAAAGTAAGGAAGGTGATCCGCAAGTGGTGGCTGACGAGGAAGAAGTTAGGCCTCCGGGTGTTAAAGCTAGCAAAGCTGCCAAACGCAAGAAGCCAAACGAAGCAGCTTTTGATCGGATACAAACCATCCTAGCTCAGAAAAACACCCTATCCAAACAAAAGATCCTAGATCGCCTCTTAGCCAAAAACATAGACACACTTTCTGATCATGAAGTGGCTCTTAAGAATAAGCTAATCTCTGAAATGCTTTGA